From the genome of Pelobacter propionicus DSM 2379, one region includes:
- a CDS encoding fasciclin domain-containing protein — MATIIETIRNDARLNSLAVSLEKAGLAATLDGAGPYTLFAPDDTAYARMNFAEQLKDIPNLIETMNYHLVAEKLTAAQVSASDFISTENGKSLTVEHDEGEAVIDNAKIVSGDIECSNGIIHIIDNVFQPRLSGWYREDLS; from the coding sequence ATGGCCACCATCATTGAAACCATCCGAAACGACGCGAGATTGAACAGTCTCGCGGTGTCTCTGGAAAAAGCCGGTCTGGCTGCCACCCTGGACGGAGCTGGCCCCTACACCCTGTTCGCTCCCGACGACACCGCCTATGCCAGGATGAACTTCGCGGAGCAACTGAAAGACATCCCGAACCTGATCGAGACCATGAACTATCACCTGGTTGCGGAAAAGCTTACCGCCGCCCAGGTCTCGGCCTCGGATTTTATCTCCACCGAAAACGGCAAGTCCCTGACGGTTGAACATGACGAGGGGGAGGCGGTCATCGATAACGCCAAGATCGTCAGCGGTGACATCGAATGCTCCAACGGCATCATCCACATAATCGACAACGTCTTTCAGCCGCGTCTGTCGGGCTGGTACCGCGAAGACCTGTCGTGA
- a CDS encoding GEGP motif-containing diheme protein, protein MKRTNAFFMAVLFCCIAGTALVASAAYHHAGSADTDAGNFLRVYPDKAGTKLDNCATCHGGGVYTSSSGKKSTLGSCQYCHAATNYGADTGKYAQTLNSYGTAYMDNGRNETAIANIQNEDSDSDGYSNLTEIQANRYPGDANDHPGKVVAPFRIFTKKQLEAMPQHRQFMLMNTTKSGDFYTQYSGVTMENLLKKAGISSSATRIFAYSPDGYAQQHPLEDSSDNTGNSYAPFVIGSYPQASYFYAAEADKAINETYGWCDYSSPNAQGRQNGDPIRVKNGLRLMLAIKADGTDLTPGVLGDDNKLTSGSEGPFRVVSPEKILGPPDQPSTKPALGSIWQYNPSADHNAGFSTKCATMIKVDPLPDGTTDIDVMEAGWGYVDQGKIVVYGALQGPQPIFPAAGATKVNWHPAFFMWKHSPGVERKDIVSYKLEYTKDETLTDWTTVMIERSAKKARMHFDPMVKDNTTIILEPNTRYWWRVTDLDENGGTTVSSVRSFTTKAKPARK, encoded by the coding sequence ATGAAGAGAACCAATGCATTTTTCATGGCAGTACTATTCTGCTGCATAGCCGGCACGGCCCTGGTTGCCTCGGCAGCCTACCATCACGCCGGGAGCGCCGATACCGATGCGGGAAACTTCCTAAGAGTTTACCCAGACAAGGCGGGCACGAAGCTGGACAACTGCGCCACCTGCCATGGCGGGGGAGTATACACCAGCAGTAGCGGCAAAAAGAGTACACTGGGCAGCTGCCAGTACTGTCACGCCGCCACAAACTACGGCGCCGATACGGGCAAATATGCCCAAACGCTCAATTCATACGGCACAGCCTACATGGACAATGGCCGTAACGAAACGGCGATTGCGAACATACAGAACGAGGATTCCGATAGTGACGGCTACTCGAATCTCACCGAGATCCAAGCCAACCGCTATCCCGGCGATGCGAACGACCATCCCGGCAAGGTGGTCGCACCTTTCCGCATTTTCACCAAAAAGCAACTGGAGGCCATGCCCCAGCACAGGCAGTTCATGCTGATGAACACCACCAAATCGGGTGACTTCTACACCCAGTATTCCGGCGTCACGATGGAGAATCTGCTGAAAAAAGCGGGAATATCCTCCTCGGCCACCCGGATCTTTGCCTATTCGCCCGACGGCTATGCCCAGCAGCATCCGCTGGAAGACAGCAGCGACAACACGGGGAACAGCTATGCCCCCTTTGTGATCGGCAGCTATCCCCAGGCCAGCTATTTCTATGCCGCGGAAGCGGACAAGGCGATCAATGAAACGTACGGCTGGTGCGATTACAGCTCCCCCAATGCACAGGGGCGCCAGAACGGTGACCCGATCAGGGTTAAAAACGGCCTCCGGCTTATGCTGGCCATCAAGGCGGACGGAACCGACCTGACCCCCGGCGTGCTCGGCGACGACAACAAGCTGACCTCAGGCAGCGAAGGGCCCTTCCGGGTCGTGTCCCCCGAGAAGATCCTCGGACCTCCCGACCAGCCCTCCACCAAACCAGCACTGGGTTCGATCTGGCAGTATAATCCCAGTGCGGACCACAACGCCGGTTTCTCGACGAAATGCGCGACCATGATCAAGGTGGACCCGCTTCCGGACGGAACCACCGACATCGATGTCATGGAGGCGGGCTGGGGCTACGTGGACCAGGGCAAGATCGTCGTCTACGGCGCCCTGCAGGGACCGCAACCGATCTTCCCGGCCGCTGGCGCCACGAAAGTGAACTGGCATCCCGCCTTCTTCATGTGGAAACACAGCCCCGGCGTGGAGAGGAAGGATATTGTCAGCTACAAGCTCGAATACACGAAAGACGAGACTCTGACCGACTGGACGACCGTAATGATCGAACGCAGCGCAAAAAAAGCGCGCATGCACTTTGATCCCATGGTAAAGGACAACACCACCATCATCCTGGAGCCCAACACCCGCTACTGGTGGAGGGTAACGGACCTGGATGAAAACGGCGGCACCACCGTAAGCTCAGTGCGCAGCTTCACCACAAAGGCCAAACCGGCCAGGAAGTAG